ACCGCTCGCTGCCGCTGGACTTGGTGGAGTACTTGCTGCTGGATTTGGACAGAGGCGAGGCGCCCTCTGAGAGCTTCAGGGACTCTCTGCTGGACCTCTGCCTGTGACTGAGGAAAAAGtcctcctccgcctcctccccatccctgtctgagagctgctgctggtcctGGGGGTGACCGTGGCTGCCGTGCGGCGGGGGATGGTGGTGGTGCCGGGCTGGCCGCGCCGCTTCCTTGCCGCTGCCTCCTCTCCTCGGACCTCCTTCCGCGGGCTCCGGCTGGCTCTCCCCCCGTCCATGTGACAGCTTCCCCGCGCCCCTCGCTCCGTCCTCGCGGGCGCCCGGGTGGCAGAGCGGCCTGCGGGCACTGGGCTCCCCGGGGAGCGACTCCTGGCTCGACTCCCCGCCCGCCTGCCCGCCTCGTCCTCTGCCGTCCCGGGCACGGCCgccgcggggctggggctgcggtTGGGGCTGGGCGCCCGCCGCCCTCCTGCTCCCCGCCGCCTTCAGCAGCGAAGTGCGGGACTCGCTCTTCGCCATGGAGGAGCCGCTCATCGCGGGGCCGCTAGAGCCGCATCCCCGGCCGGGCGGAGCGCTGCCGCTGCGGGCAGGGCTGCGGCGCGCCGCTCACGGCATGTCCTGCGGAGCCCCGCTTAAATCCCGCACCGCGGCCCATGTGACAGCGCAGACAAAGGCCGCGGAAGGGGCGCTCCGGCGGGGGCTGGCGGGCACCGTCCCCCGCCGGGGCTCCCCCCGCGCTGCCGCCAGGTGAGCCGGGGCCTCCCCCCGCCGGGGCCGGCTCGGGCCGGGCGCGAAGCGGCGCCGCGGAGCCGCCGAGGGGGTgcgggaggcggcgggcggcgcTCCCGCagcgcggcgggcgggcgggcaggGCCCGGCGGGGAGGGGGCCGCAGGGCCGCAGCCCCCCGGCGCGTGGCGGGCGGGAGCCGCCGCCACCCCCGGAGCATCGGCCCCGGCGCtgcgggcggggagcggggaggcGGCGTCCCGGGAGGCGCGGGGGAGGCCCGGCCCCGGAGGATCCCCCGTCGCCCCGGGGAGGAGCGCGGCACCCCGCGCCGGGAGGAGACCCCCGCAGGCGCTGCCCCTCGCCCGGTGCCATCGCGAAGCGGCGCGGGGGGAGCCCCAGAGCCCCGCCGCGGTGCTCTGCCGTTCGGAACGGGGCCGCGGGCGGTGccggcgctatggggcagcgccCAGCGCTCTTCTCGGCGTAGCCGGGAGGATTCGGAGCCCTCATAGCAGCCCCCGGCAGAACGCGCTCGGGAACTTTTTGTCCAGCGTTTAAAATGAGCACAAAGGTTTCGCTAGGGCGCATCGTGAAAggatataaaaatgaaagggCTTGCACTGAAAAGCAGATTATTTAACGTCTTTGTAATCAGATGCAGGTAATTAAGTGACAACAGGTGGTTCAATAACGAtgctctgtttaaaaacattaaaagctaATGGTGTCAAATCAGACATATGTTCCTGATGAGGAAAGGACCCGGTTGCTTCTTGCTCATCTTCAGACAGTGATTGTGCCTCACTGCCAGACTTGGATACCTCAGCAGTTTATGTACCCAGAAAGATGAAGGTGTGATTATCGCATAATAAGCTTACTCATGCTAGCTCTGCTCTCGCTGGCACATGCACAGCAGTTACTATGCAATGACACAGACTTCAGTGCAACAACCAAAGTGCAACTTCTCTGCAGCCTGGGGTCCCattgcagccctgctgccatgCCTCCACCACCACAGCTACACACACTGGGAAGGCCAAAGCTACCACAGAAAGCGAAGGACGCTGCGGTCCTGGCATCAGCACgctctgcccttctgctgtACAGTCAGCACCAgatgtgcagcagctgcacacagtCTCCACACAAGGCATCCATACTCAGGATGGCAGAGGAAAGGCTGGTGGCCCCTCTGTCCCATCCTGCCTGGGacacctggcagcagctggcgTGGTGGCTGAATGGGGCTGTTGATGGGAACTGTGGCGAGGACATTTGGTGAGCAGCAATTCCCTATTCACACACGCAGCACCATTTCAGCTCCTAATTTTGAGCAAggtgctggttttttttcatctctagaAGAGGCTTGCTCCTGTTTGGTATCACCAGCACAGAACCACTGCTCAGAGGCAGCATGGCTGGCTGCTGTGAGCCCTGGCTCTCATTGCAGCAGCTGCATTGTTGGAGCCATGGCACATGATGGAGTCCTTCCTCTGGGAAGctcagaggcagcaggaggctgaAATGAGAATTTCTTGATACCTCCCTGTCCTGGAGAAGTTCGTTGTGCCAGGATGTAAcaatgcttccagggaagcTGCCGTTTCTGGAGTCTGCTGACAATGTGCTGCAGTATGATAGTTCAGACAGTTAAGAGTCCTGCCCGGCCCTGACTAGCACTGCCCCCACCCTCCTTGGAATCCTTTGAGCTATTCCTGAGGACTGCAGTGATACTGCTGTCCACAGGTGGGTTTAATTCTTTGCCTCAGTCAATTAAGCACTGCAGAATTTGGAGCAGATGCCTCATTAGTGAGCAGGGACTCACCCAGGTGTGATTTATCACTTTGGAGAGCATTTCAGGGATCCGGGCAAGGAGCAGCTAGACTAACAGGCAGGAACAAGGAAGGCAAGGGCCATGTTACAGAACAGAGCAACAAAGAAACGTCAGCAGCTGAAACAGCTATGAAATGGGACAATAAGAGCTCTAACTAGAAAGGTGGTTGTCCCAGACACCTACATTTGCATTCCAGCTGGGAAAGAACCCCAGCCATTCAGACAATCTGGAGCACATCCTCCTCACTAATTCATTTCTGAGGTTCTTCGTGTATCTCCTCTTCTAGACAAATTAATTTTGGGAGGCAGGGGCTGTATAGCATCCACTACATACTAAAAAGCCAGCTATCCTGGAGCCAAATGCCAGGGAACAGCAGTGGCCGGTTGCAGAGAGAAACACGTAATTCCAGCGCGGCTGAGCAGCGAGAGACGCACAGGGACATCTCTCCAGAGAGCGCGTGGCTTCTCCTCCATCTGGCAGCACAAAAGAGGACAGGCCTGAATCCTCAAGACACAAAGATTACATTATGTAATGTGCACACTCGCTGCTGCCAGAGATGAAGCTAAGTCAGAACAGTGCAATCCAGCCAGAGGTTaaggcagagggagctgcagcccgGCCCAAAGCTGGGGCTCCTGGGGTGAGGAGCAGCCTGGGGCAAGCAGGGGGACTGCCTCTGATTCCTGCCCGCATTCACAaatgcagcactgcctgcaagTGTGAAGCCCTGTCCTTCCTTAGAAAAGATGAGCATGGGAGCAAATGCATGAGCCTTTTTAAGGGGAGGGTTTGGTCACTTCCTTTTCAGGAATCACTTATGTACAGAaaatgtttgggaaaaaaaaagagaatacaaGGGCTGCATTGTCTAGCCTCAACTCAGAAGAGTATATTTCAATTCCAGTTAGAGACAGCAGCCCAGAAAAGGAGTTTGAGAGTGAAATGTCCAAGAAAAAGACCCTCCAGCAAACTGCCGATGGCAAGGCACAAAGAGTCTGACGTTCTGGAGCAGTTCTCTTGGTACCagttttttcagtctttatttctGTCACTTGCATTAGCACAAACATCATTGTCTGGGGTAAATATGATATCATACAAAAAATCTGCCAATCTGTAAAATCTAAACTGGGAATCAGGACACTAACCAGGAACCTGTCCCATAAGAGACGCAGAACAGTATAGCCCTGATTTATGGCCTACCTCTTCCTTTATCGTCTTTCCATCACTTCTAAAGGGTTTCAGAAACATGGCATGTTTCAATAGCCAAAGATGCCAAGTATCAGTCTTCCAGCATATTGTGTTTGGACAGGCATGTGTCTGCCTccagaggaagcagaagcacTGACAGCTGGAGATTCTGTTTGCTTGAAGACTTGGTATTGCTCTTCAGGGTTTACTCCATGGGAGAGGAATAATCCCGACAGCATTACAAAGGCATTATGGTTCTGGCTGTAATCCCTGTGTTCAAATCCACCCCAGTGACTTGCATCCTGATTGCAAGCAGAGAACTTTCCTTTGTGATCGTCAGGAGGAGACGGGCAGATGGACCCGAGATTGCTTTCTGCAGTCAGATAGTTTTGAAGGGAGAAAAGCCGAAGTGTGGTCCTGTAGTAAAGCTACAGGAACGGGAAGGGAGGATGGAACAAAAGAACAGTTCCCAAGAAGACAGGAAGAACTATTGGAAGGAAGAGGGATGGGAGCAAGATAACAGAGGTGGGGATGAGAAGAGAATGGGCAGGAACAATGGTGAAGTCACTACACATTACTGCATGAAAATAAAGGCCTCACCAGAGACAGGACCAGGCTGTGCTTACCTGAGCCGGTAGTGGGCAGAACAGGTTACAGCTATCATCACTGTGAGGGAGGGGAAGGCTCCCAAAAGGAAGCAAGAGACTTTCGCACTACGATGCTCCATGAGGGCATGGATCAGTATGACTACAGCTCCATGCTGGCAACACGTGGCCATAAGAGCAGGAGAGCACAGTTCACACAGAGGTGTGGCCCCAACCCCTTCCTTGCTTTCCAAATGACATAACATGGAAGAAGATGCAGTGGATACTCTGCTGCTCAATGGGACAACTACATCTGAGTTTCCTATGTGAGCAGGTATGGCCAGATCCCAGAGAAGAGACTGGTCCTTCCTTGTTCCAGGCTTgctaaaaatgaatattcatttcCTGAAATTACTCCTTACCATACTTGCTTTCCTTGTGCCACTTTTGAGTCTCACAACCTTCCAGTTCACACAGCTAGCAACACAATTAATTAAGCTGGTTTAGCTGGCTTAGCTTTGCAGTTTTATGTGTCCGCAGTTGGCAAATGTCACCTCTTTCGTATCAGAAATCTCTGTTGACAAACTATGATCAGCTCTTCCCAATCACATCTATGTAGAAGGCACTGCTGCACAAGTGGAGGTCAAGCACGAGGCAGGAAGGAAGCCCACTTAGGTGGAGCTCTGGGTGCAAgttctagaagaaaatattctgaaaaccACTGAAGCAAGATTAATGTGTTTTCAAAAGTGACAGTGGTGCTTCTCTCTGATGGTCTCAGGGCAAAAATGATCATGTGCCAAGGAGTAAACAGCAAAGGAATACCCAAAGAGTAACTATTTCCACTTTCAGATTAACTGAGCTCTCCTAGGTAAGAGCAAACCTTTTCATGAGCCTATGCAGATGTTTCACAATCACAGTAAATGAGGGATGGAAGGGAATGATCTCCTTCCAAAGCAGGATTACGGCTGCTTATCATGGACAGGTGGGCTCTTCAGCTGCGTTACGTGGATCCCTGGTCATCGGCTAAAGagccttcactttttttttcctgactgagATCGTTTAATTTTTATcgtttaaaaaataaaaagcttccTTATTAATCTGAGTGATAGTAACTGTATGGGATGTCCACAGTAAGGAAACAAGTAGTTCCCAATTTCTAGGCTCTCCTATCTATTAACCtggctcaaaaaaaaacaaaacaaaacaaaaaaaacctaatgcgttgtagaattttaaaaataatggaggTTTATGAAACATCTTAATTATCTCCATATCCTCTAGCTTCTTCCACTTTCCAGATCACTTAGAGCTGCATAACAAGTCTCCAAGAAGACTTGATAGAGACTTTTCTAACTACACCACTTAGAACTGCACATGGCAGCAAATCATACTCTTTCTAGTAAtgtcaaatatttaaaaatatttgaaatgtattgtTAATTTCTAATGGCTTTGTGCATTAAAGTCATGAGGACTAATGACAAACTACGCAGATCAAAAGGAGTTTTTCCTTGACACTCCAGCTCTGAGGGACTCAAGTAAGGATAAGGCCGTTACATAAGACAGGCTTCTGGATATCACTAAAGTGCTTTACAATTAAGATGGAATATTAATAAAAGACAAATTGAAAACCTCCAGCTATTAGAAGGATTAGGACTTTGCAGAGAGCTGCGGGAGTGCATACAACGTCAAAGCCATCTTCTTGGCTGTGAtcaaatgcagcagaaaaggatctggtGGAAACAGCATCttggagggaggggagaagatCTGCAGTATCactaatagtaataataataatagcaactACGAGTTCTGCAGAGATTGCAATCCAAAGCAGCAAAAGATATGAATCTAGGAGAGGAGCCTGGAGCTTCTCCTGCTCAGCAATGTGCACACTGACAGCAGGTGTCTCTGCAAACATGGGAAAGCATCTGCTCATTTACACCTATGCAGCTGCACTGGCTTTCCTCAGAAAAGCAAGTATTGAGTTCACACGCAAGGTATTTGTCATTCAGCTGCTACTACTGGCTAAGAAGAAGTAACACCAGAGCTCTGAATGCTATTTAAATAAGCTGTGTTTTACTAGTTTTATTCTTCTGGAGATTGActgtgtgtttttctcttccGGGCAGTGTCCTAAGGGGTATTTCTGCTGTGAGCCCAGGCcatttccctgcagctctcacaggAATCGTTACCTGTCAGGGATGTGCCTGGAGCCTGTTCTCTCCCAGGCCACAGCCACGACAACTGTAACTTCAGGTGACTTAGTTGCCcagattcagaaaacaaaacgcAGCAAGAGCCTTCATTCTGTTAAGGAGAGACAGCTGGGAAAGACACATTAATGAGGAATAACTTTTAAAGTATGTTGGGTGCAGAGGGATTAAGGAATGCCAAATGATATCAGAAGTAAA
Above is a genomic segment from Numida meleagris isolate 19003 breed g44 Domestic line chromosome 14, NumMel1.0, whole genome shotgun sequence containing:
- the CABP1 gene encoding calcium-binding protein 1 isoform X1, encoding MSGSSMAKSESRTSLLKAAGSRRAAGAQPQPQPQPRGGRARDGRGRGGQAGGESSQESLPGEPSARRPLCHPGAREDGARGAGKLSHGRGESQPEPAEGGPRRGGSGKEAARPARHHHHPPPHGSHGHPQDQQQLSDRDGEEAEEDFFLSHRQRSSRESLKLSEGASPLSKSSSKYSTKSSGSERSVEADPLFHQLHPMLSSVFGQDRELRPEEIEELREAFKEFDKDKDGFINCRDLGNCMRTMGYMPTEMELIELSQQINMNLGGHVDFEDFVELMGPKLLAETADMIGVKELRDAFREFDTNGDGEISTSELREAMKKLLGQQVGHRDIEEIIRDVDLNGDGRVDFEEFVRMMSR